The proteins below come from a single Cylindrospermopsis raciborskii Cr2010 genomic window:
- a CDS encoding REP-associated tyrosine transposase — protein MEYRRAKTPGATYFFTLVTYCRRPILGKSENIDLLREAFRYVMKNYQFKIDAIVILPEHLHCLWTLPENDGDFSTRWRLIKSYFSRKCQVSCQGTMTLSQEQKGEKPIWQRRFWEHQIRDDRDFINHVEYIHYNPVRHGLVNAPKDWQYSSFHRYVQAGFYDVMWGAEERHVFGGHIGHE, from the coding sequence ATGGAATATCGTCGAGCAAAGACACCAGGGGCGACCTATTTTTTCACTCTTGTTACTTATTGTCGTCGTCCCATTTTAGGTAAATCGGAAAATATAGATTTACTAAGGGAAGCGTTTCGATATGTGATGAAAAACTACCAATTTAAAATTGATGCGATCGTTATTTTGCCTGAGCATCTTCATTGTCTTTGGACATTACCTGAAAATGATGGGGATTTTTCGACTCGTTGGCGATTAATTAAAAGTTATTTTAGTCGTAAATGTCAGGTTTCTTGTCAGGGAACAATGACTTTATCTCAGGAGCAAAAAGGTGAAAAGCCAATTTGGCAACGTCGCTTTTGGGAGCATCAAATTCGGGATGATCGAGATTTTATTAATCATGTCGAGTATATTCACTATAATCCGGTTCGTCATGGATTGGTAAATGCACCAAAAGATTGGCAGTATTCAAGTTTTCATCGTTATGTTCAAGCGGGATTTTATGATGTTATGTGGGGAGCGGAAGAAAGGCATGTTTTTGGTGGTCATATTGGGCATGAGTAG